Below is a genomic region from Nocardioides panacis.
GACACCCACGAGGGGTTGGACCCGGCGGGCATGCGCTGCACCTCGAGGTCGTCGATGCCCGCGACCCGCAGGTCCGCGTCGGCCAGGGCCGAGGGGAACAGGGGGATGTCCACCGGGACCGCGGGCCGGTCGGCCGTCTGGTCGACGACCCCGGTGACCCGGCCGAGACCCCAGATCCCCCGGGCCATCCGGCGCCCGTCGCCGGACACCCACAGCAGGACCCGGTCGCCCTCCTGCATCATGGCCGCTCGATATCCCGGTACGACGCACCGGGAGGTGACCCGCACGACCCCGGTGCCGGCGGTCGTGAGGAGCTCGGGGTTCACGCGCGGGTCGCACTTGAGCAGCCACGCCCCGAGGTCGCCTTCGGTCACCGCCCGCGCTGCCATGGCGAGTTCTTACCACGGGACGCTCCGCTCCCGACCTCCCGGCTCCGGCCGGGGGTAAACTCGGGCTCTCGGCAGTTCCGCGACGCTCGTCCGAGGGTCGGCGCTGCCGGCCTAATCGACGCTCCTGGGGTGAAGAAGCCCGTTTCGGCATCGTCAGAGACCAGGTTCACCTCGTGCTCGCCCAGTCGTTCCTCAGTGCCACGACCTTCTGTTCCCAGCCCGCTGACGAGGTCGGGGGGCGCCGACGCGTCCCTGGGAGCGGACGCCCCCCCTCGTCGTGCACGCCGCGGGCGAGCTGGACCTCAAGACGGTCGAACCCTTCCGGGTCATGGTCACCAAGGCGGTGAACAGCGCCTGCGCGGCTCGCGTCGTCGTCGACCTGCGTGACGTCACCTTCATCGACTCGACGGCGCTCGGGGTGCTGGTCCGTGCCCACAACCGGCTGACGACGCAGAAGCGTCACCTGACCGTGCGGACGAAGCACCCGCTCGTCCTGCACCTGTTCGAGATCACCGGGTTGACGGATCTGCTCGACATCCAGGACTGACTCCCACGGTCCAGCGCGTCCTTGACCGCTGGACCGTGGCCGGAGTCAGCTGTCCTTGCGCTCCTGCTTCTTGGCCTCGGCGAGGTCGCTGAGTCGCTTCGCGTCGGCTCGCGCGTCGGCGGCGGCCTGCTTGGTCTCGCGGGCCTCGTCGAGCTGGGTCTTCGCGGTGCGCTGCGCCGCTCGCTTCTTCGTCGTGGCGGCCGAGTCGGCACGCTGCTTGCGCTCCTGGATGGTCGCGGCACGGCTCTTGGCCCGGCGGTCAGCCGCCGCCTTCTTCGCCGCGGCCGCCTTCTTCGCCGCGGCCTCGGCCTCTCGCTTGCCGCGAGCCTCTGCTGCCTCGGCCTCGTCGAGCCCGGCGGCGGCACGGCTCTGGGCGGCCCGTCGCTTCTGAGCGGCCTTGCGCGCACCGGCAGCTGCCGTCTCACGCGCCTGCTCGCGCTGGGATTCGGCCTCCTGCTCGAGCCGCGCCGCCGTCACGAGCGCGTCGGACCGCTCGATGCGGGCGGCGCCGCGCTCCGCGATGCCGGGGTTGCCGAACAGGGAACCCGCGAGCTGGTCGGCCGAGCCGATGGCCCGGTTCAGGCTCACGCGGACACCCGAGGTCTCGGGAAGCCGGTCGGCCAGGCCGTTGTCGACCACGACGAAGGGAAGTCGCGCGATCTCGTAGGGAAGGCTGATGAGGGTGCTGATCATGGTGGTCCTCACTTCTCGGTCCGGGCGCGCAGCTGCGCGGCCTGCTGGTCGGTGGCGGCGGCCTCGCGCTCGAGACGGAGCTTCTCGGCGCTCGCCCGCTGCTCGGTGGCGGCCGCGTCGGCCGCGATGGCCTCGGCCTCGGTCAGCCGGGACTCGGCGAGCTCCTCGGCGCGCCGCTCGGCGGCTTGCTTGTCCGCCGCCTCCTGCTGCGCGGCGGCGTCGACCGCGACCTCGCGCTCCGTCGCCCGCTGACGGTCGACGACGGCCTGCTCCCGCTGCGCCGCCGCGTCCGCCGCGGCCTGCTGACCGGCGGCCTCACGGTCCGTCTCGCGGATCCGCTGCGTCGCCTCCTCCCGCTTGGCGTCGGCGACGGCCTCGTCGGCGACGGCAGCCCTGCGGTTGCGTGCCTCCGCCTGCTGCAGCTGGCCCTCCTCGACGAGCTCGTCCTTGCCCGCCAGGGCGCCGGCCACTTCCTTCGCCTTGCCCGCGACCCCGT
It encodes:
- a CDS encoding STAS domain-containing protein: MHAAGELDLKTVEPFRVMVTKAVNSACAARVVVDLRDVTFIDSTALGVLVRAHNRLTTQKRHLTVRTKHPLVLHLFEITGLTDLLDIQD
- a CDS encoding EVE domain-containing protein, producing MAARAVTEGDLGAWLLKCDPRVNPELLTTAGTGVVRVTSRCVVPGYRAAMMQEGDRVLLWVSGDGRRMARGIWGLGRVTGVVDQTADRPAVPVDIPLFPSALADADLRVAGIDDLEVQRMPAGSNPSWVSRQQWADIEPLLGAAHRS